Proteins encoded together in one Lathyrus oleraceus cultivar Zhongwan6 chromosome 5, CAAS_Psat_ZW6_1.0, whole genome shotgun sequence window:
- the LOC127087520 gene encoding auxin-responsive protein IAA15 has translation MPRVKLYLVHDARRPQTSYYKARTLVNKQTSVWSHDTTRPSYTNLNMNIQEETKLTLALPGSTKSTTPASAATKRAFSTTLDLHLGTKHVVGWPPVRGNRKKIAIKTCKYVKVAVDGAPYLRKVDLEIYDGYDHLVRALDTMFVSTKSNLMNDKKYMLTYEDRDGDWMLLGDVPWKMFVDSCKRIRLMISMEDTTSCSSRCTGSSEKDN, from the exons ATGCCACGTGTCAAGCTTTATTTGGTTCATGACGCTCGCCGCCCACAGACATCCTACTATAAGGCACGCACGTTGGTGAACAAACAAACATCAGTTTGGTCTCACGACACGACACGACCAAGCTACACAAATTTGAACATGAATATTCAGGAGGAGACTAAGCTGACTCTTGCTCTTCCTGGTTCTACCAAATCAACTACACCTGCTTCTGCAGCCACAAAACGTGCCTTCTCCACTACACTTGATCTTCATCTTGGCACCAAACATGTGGTGGGATGGCCACCGGTGAGAGGAAACAGAAAGAAAATTGCTATAAAAACTTGCAAGTACGTCAAAGTTGCGGTTGATGGAGCTCCGTATCTAAGAAAAGTCGATCTCGAAATTTATGACGGTTATGACCATCTTGTCAGAGCATTGGATACCATGTTTGTCAGTACTAAGTCTAATTTGATGAATGACAAGAAATACATGCTTACCTATGAGGACAGAGATGGTGACTGGATGTTGCTTGGAGATGTACCCTGGAA AATGTTTGTTGACTCATGCAAGAGAATAAGGCTTATGATTAGCATGGAGGATACTACTAGTTGCAGTTCCAGATGTACGGGGTCCAGTGAGAAGGATAATTAG
- the LOC127082612 gene encoding uncharacterized protein LOC127082612: MFHIVFPALPYTTTEEELEEHFSQFGGVSQVHLVVDKETKRSKGIAYIHFTVPDFAARALQESDNSIFQGRLLHVMPAIPRRSNNEENNVSKDQGTKTLKQRREEERKAAEASGDTRAWNSLFMRPDTIVENVARKYGVSKSDLLDREADDLAVRIALGETQVISETKNAFKKAGVNVEALEELAKGKVDGIKRSNHVILAKNLPYGATENELANMFGKFGSLDKIILPSTKTLALVVFLEAAEAELRWHWHTDDFSKNYQQNHSATMILSNLPSFQKCMQAILLTCAVFFVCLITPDVSPIPLTPDYGGPTVSYADGVLDTRFNRFIAVREDCRESSLNPPTTIVSIALGNNNVQGKNFHLTSEFSFMRSLMNTMRVCLFVVCYKFS, from the exons ATGTTTCATATTGTTTTTCCTGCTCTGCCATACACGACCAC GGAGGAGGAACTGGAAGAGCATTTCAGTCAGTTTGGCGGTGTCTCACAGGTTCATTTAGTTGTTGATAAGGAAACGAAACGATCCAAGGGAATAGCTTATATTCATTTCACAGTTCCAGATTTTGCAGCCAG GGCGTTGCAAGAGTCAGACAATTCAATCTTCCAGGGAAGATTATTACATGTTATGCCAGCTATACCAAGACGTTCAAACAATGAAGA GAACAATGTTTCCAAGGATCAAGGAACAAAAACTCTCAAACAACGAAGAGAAGAAGAGAGGAAAGCAGCTGAAGCTAGTGGAGATACCAGAGCATGGAATAGTCTGTTCATGCGCCCTGATACA ATTGTAGAAAATGTTGCTCGGAAATATGGTGTTAGTAAAAGTGATTTACTGGATCGAGAAGCTGATGATCTTGCTGTACGTATTGCTCTGGGAGAAACACAAGTGATTTCAGAAACAAAAAATGCATTTAAAAAAGCTGGAGTGAACGTGGAAGCTTTGGAGGAGCTTGCGAAGGGTAAAGTTGATGGCATTAAAAGAAGTAACCATGTAATTTTAGCCAAGAATTTGCCCTATGGTGCTACCGAAAATGAACTTGCAAACATGTTTGGGAAATTTGGTAGTTTGGATAAAATAATTCTCCCCTCCACCAAAACATTGGCCCTG GTTGTTTTCCTTGAAGCAGCAGAAGCTGAATTACGGTGGCACTGGCACACAGACGATTTTAGCAAAAACTACCAACAAAATCACAGCGCCACCATGATTTTATCAAACTTACCGTCTTTCCAAAAATGCATG CAAGCAATTTTGTTAACTTGTGCtgttttttttgtgtgtttgatCACACCAGATGTGTCTCCTATACCTCTCACTCCGGATTATGGTGGACCGACTGTAAGCTATGCAGATGGAGTATTAGATACACGCTTTAACCGTTTTATTGCTGTAAGGGAAG ATTGTAGGGAAAGCAGTCTAAATCCACCTACAACTATTGTATCCATAGCACTTGGCAACAACAATGTTCAGGGTAAAAATTTCCATCTTACTAGTGAGTTTAGCTTTATGAGGAGCTTAATGAATACTATGCGTGTGTGTTTATTTGTTGTTTGTTATAAGTTTTCATAA